TGCCGCCCGAGCCGTTCGGAGGACTCGATGCCCGGCCGGGCGATCCGGGCGACGATGTCGCGTTCCCGCAGCCAGGAAAGGATGTCGGCGGAGTGGTAAGCCTTGTCGGCGCGGAGTTTGGCGGGCTGCTTGCGGCGCGGTCCACGCCGGGACCGCACGGCCGGTACCCCTGTCACCAGAGGCTTGAGGGCCAGGCTGTCGTTGGTGTCCGCGCCGGAGGTGCCGACCACCAGCGGGACGCCCTGAGCCTCGGACAACACGTGCAGCTTGCTGCCGGATTTACCGCCGTCGACCGGGTTTGGGCCGTTCCACTTCGCGAAGCAGACCCTCGGATGGACTCCGCACTCCCGAAGCCGCGGACCGCTGGACCTGGATCCTGATCGCCGCCCACACCCAGCTCCGGCTCACCCGGCCCCTCGCCGCGGACCTCCGCCGGCCCTGGGAGAAACCCATCACCTTCGACCGGCTCACCCCGGCCCGGGTCCGTCGAGGGTTCAGGAACATCCGCGCTCACCTCGCCTGCCCGGCCCGTGTTCCCAAACCCCGAGGAGCTGGCCCCGGACGGCCACCGGGTGCCAAGAACAAGGAGGGTCTCGTAGTCTCGCGCCAGGCGGCGGTGCAGCATCAGCCAGCCGTAGGTCCGCTCGACCGTCCACCGCTTCGGGATCGGGTGAAGCCCCTGGCCCCGGGGTGCGTTGGACGATTTGCATGTCGATGCCGAGGGTGGAGGCGTGCTCGACGAAATGCCTGCGACAGCCGCCGTCGACCCAGACCTTGCGGATCGAGGCGTGAGTGGTGACGTCCTCCGGAGCGCCGCCCGCGACCGGTAGGCGAACCGGACCCGGATTCCCGTGGGACAGCAGTGCGCATTCTTGGCCTGCGGCTCACGGCGCCGTCATGCAGCTCACCGATCACTGGCCTCAGGCGGCCGACCGATCCGCTTCATGCCAATCCGTTCCATGCCCCAGGTGGTGCGGTGTCTGAACAGCGCGATCCAAGGCAGTGGCTCGCGTTCGCCCGCTTGCCTGCCTCCTTGGCTCGCGCGTCCGCCTGGATGGAGGCGGGTTCCTCGGCGGACAGCCGCGGGTGGTCCTTTGGGGCCGCGGTGGAACGTCGACCGGATCGGGCCGGGACCGGAGCAGCGCGGGTCAGGAGCGGCAAGGCGCCCTGGTGGTGCTTCGTATGACGAGGTGTGGTGTGACGACGACTTCTCGTTCGTCGTCCGCCGCCCCACCCTCCAGCCGGGCGACGGCCCGGCTCACGGCCCGGCGCGCCAGCTGGCGGGCTTCTTGCCCGACCGTGGTGAGTTGGACGTGGGCGAGGCGGGCGAGGTGGCTGTCGTCGAAGCCGACGACCGAGATCTCGTCGGGCACAGGGATACGGGCGCGCAGGAAGGTGTCGAGGACGCCGATGGCGCAGTGGTCGTTGAAGGCGAGGACGGCAGTGGGGCGGGCAGCCTCGGCGAGGAGTGTTCGTGCGGCTGCCGCACCGTGGTCCTCGGTCAGCCCGCCCGGCACGAGGCGGACGCGGTCGGTGAGGCCGTGGTGCTTCATGGCCGACTTGTAGCCGCGGCGCCGATCGGCAGCGCCCGGCGCCCTGCCCCCGTCGATGTGGACGATGTCGCGATGGCCCAGTGCCACGAGGTGGTCGACCGCCTGGCGGGCGCCCTCGTCGTCGGCCGCGCGGACGACGTCGACGCCGTCGGTGAGCGGACGCAGCCGGCGGGCCACGGAGACGACGGGCAGCTGTGCCGCGAGTTCTGCCAGCCGGGCCGCCGGGGCATGGGGGCTGAGCAGGATCAACGCCTCGCAGCGGTCGGCGAGCAGCGCCTCCACCGCCTCCTGTTCGCTGCGGCTCGCGGTGACGGCGCTGAGCGCGATCTGATAGCCGGCCGCCCCCGCCGCGGCGTAGAGCGCCTCAACCATGTCGGCGTGGAAGGGCTGTCGCAGGTCGAACTGCACTCCCACCAGGTGCGAGCGGCTGCTGCGCAGGAGGCGGGCCCTGCTGTCCGGCCGGTAGCCGATCTCCTGCGCGGCCCGCAGCACCCGCTCGCGACTTGCCGCGCTGGGCCCCTTGGCACCGCGCATGACCATGGAGGCAAGCGGCACGGAGACACCTGCCCGCGCCGCGAGGTCGCTGAGCGTCGGCCGCTTTCCGTCCGGGACGGCAGAGCGCGATGGCACCGTCGGCCTTCCTGATCGAGGGTCTTCTCCGAGGTGATCGTAGACCGGGCCAAGCAGGACATGCACTGGTCAACGTTGTTACAACGTTATAAATCAAATGTCCGCACAAACCCTTGACAGGCTGCCCGGCGCCTGGCGTACTGCTCCTGTTCTCTTAGAACGTTATAAGTCTGGAGCTGCGATGTACACGTTGGCGGTCTGTGCCGAGATGGTCTACCGCGACCTGCCGATCGAGGAGCGGGCCCGGCGCATCCACGAGGCCGGCTTCCAGGTGGAGATCTGGGACTGGACCCGGCACGACCTGAACGCACTGGCCCAGACCCCCGCCGAGTTCTCCTCAATGACCGGCTACATCCGCGGCACCCTGACCGACCCGGACGGCGCAGCCGAACTCCTGCGCACAGCCGAGGAGTCGATCAAGGCCGCCGAGCGTCTCGGCTGCCCCCGGCTCAACCTGCACGGCACCGGCCTGGACGGCGAGGGCCTGCCCGTGGTGCCGGTGACCGGCGAGGCCACCGGCGACATGTGGATCACCGCCCACCGCACGCTCACCCGCCTGGCCGAACTGGGCGAAAGCGCGGGCGTCACCTTCACCTTGGAGAACCTCAACACCGCCGTCGACCACCCCGGCGTCCCGTTCGCGCGGGCCGCCGACACCTACGCCCTGGTCGCGGCAGTCGATCGGCCCGGTCTGCGGATGAATCTGGACCTCTACCACGCCCAGATCGGCGAGGGAAACCTCATCGAGCTCGTCCGCCGCGCGCATGGCGCGGGGCTGATCGGAGAGATCCAGGTCGCCGACGTGCCCGGCCGCTGCGAACCCGGCACCGGAGAGATCAACTATCCGGCCGTCGCCCGCGCCCTC
Above is a window of Streptomyces sp. DT2A-34 DNA encoding:
- a CDS encoding LacI family DNA-binding transcriptional regulator, with translation MPSRSAVPDGKRPTLSDLAARAGVSVPLASMVMRGAKGPSAASRERVLRAAQEIGYRPDSRARLLRSSRSHLVGVQFDLRQPFHADMVEALYAAAGAAGYQIALSAVTASRSEQEAVEALLADRCEALILLSPHAPAARLAELAAQLPVVSVARRLRPLTDGVDVVRAADDEGARQAVDHLVALGHRDIVHIDGGRAPGAADRRRGYKSAMKHHGLTDRVRLVPGGLTEDHGAAAARTLLAEAARPTAVLAFNDHCAIGVLDTFLRARIPVPDEISVVGFDDSHLARLAHVQLTTVGQEARQLARRAVSRAVARLEGGAADDEREVVVTPHLVIRSTTRAPCRS
- a CDS encoding TIM barrel protein; protein product: MYTLAVCAEMVYRDLPIEERARRIHEAGFQVEIWDWTRHDLNALAQTPAEFSSMTGYIRGTLTDPDGAAELLRTAEESIKAAERLGCPRLNLHGTGLDGEGLPVVPVTGEATGDMWITAHRTLTRLAELGESAGVTFTLENLNTAVDHPGVPFARAADTYALVAAVDRPGLRMNLDLYHAQIGEGNLIELVRRAHGAGLIGEIQVADVPGRCEPGTGEINYPAVARALTDLGYDGTVALEAWPSGDSHTAMERFRAAFTL